The DNA region CTTGGCGCTTGTATGGGACGGTGTATTGCCAGTCCGGAACTTGCTTTCAGAAAGGAAAGAGCCTAAGTGGTCCTGCCATGTCCAATACCGGTTTCGATACACCCCTGCCGCGCCAATTGGGTGTGGTCAACTGGCGCGGCTTCTGGACGCTCTACGTCAAGGAAGTTCGCCGGTTTCTGAATGTATTCACGCAGACGGTCATGGCGCCGATGGTGACCACGCTGCTGTTTCTCGCGATCTTCACACTGGCCTTGGGCGGGCGGGCGCGCGCGCCGAGCAACATTCCCTATGACCAGTTCCTGGCTCCCGGCTTGATCATGATGGCGATGGTCCAAAATGCTTTTGCAAACACATCGTCATCAATTCTGATCGCCAAGGTTCAAGGCAATATCGTGGACCTTCTGATGCCGCCGCTATCGCCTGCGGAGTTGACGTTGGGTTTGATTCTTGGCGGGATCACGCGGGGTCTCGTCGTTGGCAGCGCGGTTCTGGTCGGTATGTGGATCTTCGTGCCGATGCAGATACCGCACCCCGGTTTCGTGATCTTGCACGCGTTAATGGCGTCGTCTTTGCTTTCGTTGATTGGGTTGCTGGGCGGTATATGGGCCGATCGATTCGATCATATAGCGGCGATTACAAACTTTGTTGTGACGCCTCTAGCATTCCTGTCCGGTACTTTCTATTCAATCGAGCGCTTGCCCGATGTCTGGCAAACAGTCGCCCATTTCAACCCGTTCTTCTATATGATCGACGGCTTCCGTTTCGGTTTTATCGACCGCGCCGATGGTAGCTTGCTTTTGGGTGTTCTTGTGCTTGGTTCGGCTAATCTGATCCTCGGATTCGTCTGCTACCGGCTGCTAAAGAGCGGCTGGCGATTAAAGAGCTGAGGGCGATGAGCCTGCCGCGCACACTGCAGCCGAGGGCTTTCGGCGCCCTAAATTCCATCGGACTGTGGACGCTCTTTTGGCGATGCGTTAGCCGATTCCTGAAAGAGGCCGTGGAAACAATTGGTGGCCCTATGGTTTCCGGCGGGCTTTTCCTGGGCGTGTTCGCGGTTGCCTACACACCGGGCACTATCCTTGAGGGCGGTTTGCTGCCGGTAACTTTTGTTGCCCCGGGTATCATCATCTTCGCGTTGGCGCATTCGGCCTTTGAATTCGGTGCCGTACCGCTGCTGTATGACAAGCTCGAGGGCATGATCGGCGATATTGTCTCCGCGCCGCTGTCAGCCGGCGAAATGATGCTTGGTTACGTCCTTGGAGCCGCGGTGGTCGGCTTGATTGTCGGCTGTGCGGTATTTCTCACGCTGACGCCATTTGCCGGCTTTTCGTTTGCGGCCCCACAGATTTCACTTCTATTTGCCATACTGACCGCGGTTTTGTTCGGTTTGATTGGCGTTCTGGCGGGCCTCTGGGCGGATCGATGGGAACACTACGCGGCAACCGATACTTTTATGATCTTGCCACTGGGGTTTCTGTCGGGGGCCTTCTTCCCGACAACCAGTCTGCCGGACCTGGCGGCGATGGCCATTCGCCTCAATCCGGTTTTCTACCTGGTCGATGGTTTCCGCTATGGCTTGATAGGCAAAAGCGAAAGCAATCTTCTGGTTGGCTTCCTGGTGCTTGTTGGTGTGATCACTTTCTTGGCGTGGCTTTGCGCGCGCCTGTTCCGGTTGGGGTACAAGATCAAAGCCTAAATAGCGCCGGCTTGCTCAAGGCTTGTTTCTCCCGGGCGCAACCCCCTGGTTGTCTTGACACAAGCGGGGCCATCGGCAAAAGTCAGCTCCTTCCCACACGGGACGTACTTATGGAGTGGAGGAACCTCTGTGATTTCCGCCGTTATGCCCACCTATGCGCGCGCCGATCTCGCTTTCGAGCGGGGCGAGGGCGCTTATCTCTTCACCAGCGACGGGCGGCGCTACCTGGACTTTGCGGCAGGGATCGCCGTCAACAGTCTGGGGCATAGCCACCCGCACCTCGTCAAGGCGCTGGAGGAGCAAGGGCGACGACTTTGGCATTGCGCGAACCTCTATCGAATTCCCGCAGGCGAGCGTCTGGCGGAAAGGCTGGTTGCGGCAAGCTTTGCGGACACCGTGTTCTTCACGAACTCCGGCGCGGAGGCGCTGGAGTGTGGAATTAAGATGGTGCGCAAGTACCATGACGACACCGGTTCTCCGGGGCGGTACAAGATCATCACCTGCCGTGGCGCTTTTCATGGTCGTACGCTGACGACTATCTCGGCGGCCGGGAACGAAAAGTACATGAAGGGGTTCCTTCCGGAAGTGCCGGGCTTCGTTCACGTGGCTTTCGGCAATCTGAACGAGCTGCGTGCCGCCATTGATGACGAGACAGCGGCGATCTTGGTTGAGCCGGTTCAGGGCGAGGGCGGTATCCGCCCGGCCGATTTGGAGTACCTGCGCGCCTTGCGCACGATCTGCGACGAGTTCGGCCTGCTGCTGTTTCTTGACGAAGTTCAGTGCGGCATGGGGCGCACCGGAAAGCTCTTCGCCCATGAATGGGCGGGGATCACCCCCGACATCGTCGCCTCGGCAAAGGGGATCGGCGGCGGCTTCCCGCTGGGCGCATGCCTGGCGACCGAGAAAGCCGCGGTCGGCATGACGGCCGGCACCCATGGCTCCACCTATGGCGGCAATCCACTTGCCATGGCCGTTGGCAACGCGGTGATGGATATCCTGCTTGAAGAAGGTTTCTTCCAAGAGGTCGATCGTGTTGGCCGTCACCTTTGGCGTGAACTGGCAGCGCTCTGCGACCGGAACCCCGAGGTGCTGGAAGAGGTGCGTGGCGCCGGCTTGATGCTGGGATTGAAATGTCGGGTTCCGAACACGGATTTTGGACTTCAAGCACGCGAACTGGGGCTTTTGACGGTGGTGGCGGCTGAGAACGTTGTGCGCATTCTGCCGCCGTTGATCATTAAGGAGGCTGAGGTCAAGGAAGCGGTCGCTATTCTTGAGCAGACCTGCAAAGCCATGGCGAAGGCGGCCTGATATGAATAACCCAAGACATTTTCTGGACATCGATCGGTTGGACGCCAAGTCCCTGCGGAACATCTTGGAGTGGGGCAAGGCCTACAAGGCCGGTAAGCCGCCGGAGGGCGATGCCAAGCCTCTGGACAACAAGTGCGTTGCTCTGATCTTCGAGAAACCCTCGACGCGCACAAGGGTTTCCTTTGAGGTCGGTATCAAGCAGCTGGGCGGTTACCCAGTCGTTCTGGAGCCCGGCGGATCGCAGTTAGGGCGTGGTGAGACAATTGCCGATACGGCCCGCGTCCTGTCGCGCTACGTCGATGCCATCATGATTCGCACAACCCGTGAAGAAAAGCTGCTGGAGTTGGCGGAGTTTGCCAGCATTCCTGTCATCAACGGGTTAACGGACCGCACCCACCCCTGTCAGTTGATGGCCGATATCCTGACCTTCGAGGAACGCCTGGGCAGCATCGAGGGGAAGGTGGTGGCTTGGTGTGGGGACGGCAACAACATGGCGGTATCCTGGTTGCAGGCGGCCGCGCGCTTCCGTTTCGAGTTACGACTTGCCTGCCCCGAGAAGCTGATGCCGCCTTCCGATGTCGTGAATTGGGCGCGGGGTGAGGGTGCGACCATCGTCGTCACCGGCAACGTCGAAGAGGCGGTGACCGATGCCGACTGTGTCGTCACCGATACTTGGGTATCCATGGGTGACGACGTTGGCGATAGCGAACGTCGAATGAAGCTGCTTAGTCATTATCAGGTCGACCAGAAGGTTATGGACATGGCTCACAAAGGCGCCATCTTCATGCATTGCCTGCCAGCCTACCGCGGCAAGGAAGTCGCTGCCGAGGTGATGGATGGGCCTGCCTCTGCCGTATGGGACGAGGCCGAGAATCGTTTGCACGCCCAGAAAGGGATCCTCCGCTGGTGTCTGATGTAAGTACGACGTCTGAGGCGCAGGCGGGTTCGACCGATCAGATAAAGCCGTTCATGGTCGAGGCGGCGGGTGTGCGTGGCCGCGTCGTCCGCTTGGCCGACGCTGTCCAGGAAGTCTTGTCGCGCCATGCCTATCCCGCGCCCGTTGCCGGAGTCCTTGCCGAGATGCTGGCGTTGGGTGCGGCGCTGGGCAGTCTTCTGAAGTTCGAGGGCATCTTTACCCTTCAGACGAAGAGCGATGGTCCGGTCCGCACGATGGTTGTCGATATGACCTCCGAGGGAAACTTGCGGGGATATGCCGACTACGATGCCGATGCCGTTGCCGCTGTGGCAACGGATAGGACCACCTTGGAAGTCAGCGACCTTTTAGGTGAAGGCTATCTGGCCTTTACAGTCGATCAGGGCGCCAACACGGAGCGCTATCAAGGGATTGTTCAGTTGACCGGCAGCAAGTTGGCCGACAGCGTGCAGCACTATTTTCGCCAATCGGAACAATTGTCGACAGCACTGCGCTCGGCGGCCGGCCAAAGCGAGGACGGCGGCTGGCGAGCAGGCGCCATCATCCTGCAGCAGATGCCTGCCGAAGAGGCGAAGGAGCAAGGGCTCGCCAGGGACAGTGAGCGTGAGGAAGGTTGGCTGAGGGCTTTGACGCTGCTGTCGACGGCCAAGGATCAGGAGTTGCTTTCTGAGGAGTTGACGCCCAACGAGTTGCTGTTCCGCCTGTACCATGAAGACGGCGTCAGGGTGTTTCCAGGACGCGACCTTGCTTTTGGTTGCCGTTGTTCGAGGGACCGGGTCAGTCAGGTCTTAATTTCCGTTGCACCCAATGATCTGGAATCCTTAAAGGACAATGGGCGCGTCGAAGTGATATGCGAGTTCTGCCGCACGGCTTATCATTTCGATGATGACGACCTGCGCGTGTTACAAGAAAACGCCGACGCGGAAACGCCGAGGAACTGAGACGAACCGCAAGCTCTGGAGGTCTGCCAAGGCGATGCGAGCGCTGTTGAAACGAAGATGTGTAATGGCCGTGTTACTGCTGTTGGGTGTGGTGGCCTTGACAGGATGCAGGACACCGCCGCCCGAGAACAGCTTTCCGGAACTCACCTGGGCTCATAAGAAGCCTTATTTTCTGGCGGTCTCGGAAATTGTCGTCGAGCAGCAGTACCGGACCAGGTCACAACTGCCCAACATAGAAGAACGCGCACCGCTACCGCCGGTCAAAGCTGCTGCCGACTGGGCTGCGGATCGTCTGAAGGCGGTGGGTAGTGGCGGGCGTGCGCGTTTCATTATCCTAGACGGTTCGATTCTGCGTCGTGAGCTCGAAACCAAGGGTGGTTTGACCGGGCTGCTGACCAACGATCAATCCCGTCAGTATGATGGCCGGATCGCCGTCGAGTTGATCGTTACGGACGCGCAAGGTAACACGACGGGTCGTGTGTGGGCTGAAGCGCGGCACTCGCGCAGCATCGCTGAGAATGCAACGCTCAACCAGCGCGACCGCATTCTCTTTAGGATCGTCGAGCAAATCATGAGAAATCTAGACGCGGAACTCGATAAGGAAATTCCGCGCTATTTGGGGCCGAGTTTGCGCTGATCGGCAACCTAGGTCGAGGGATGCGAAAGCCAGGCGGCAAGCTTCCGCATGAAGGTCTCGCAGGCCTCTACCTGGGATAGAGCAATAAATTCATTGGGCTTATGGGCCTGCTCGATTGATCCGGGGCCACAAACCACGGTGGAAAGCCCTGCTGCCTGGAACATGCCGCCCTCGGTGCCGTAGGCGACGACATTCGTTGCGTTGGCGCCCGTCAGATGACAGGCCAGCGCTTCGGCGGCCCCGTTTTCTTCAGGTTCCAATGGTGGCACGGTGCAAATTGACCGTGTGGTGATCTGGGCCGCGGGGAAAGTGGCACGCAGATAAGGCAGCACTTCCTCCGCGACGGCCGCTTCGTAGCGCGCGATAATCGCCTGGGCGTCATCGCCAGGTAGCAGACGGAACTCCCAGACAAACTCGCAATGTCGCGGTACGATGTTGAGCGCCGTGCCGCCATTGATCTGGCCGACATTGAACGTGGTATAGGGTGGTTCGAAGGGGCAGTCCGCCGACGCAGATTGCCGCTTCTCTTCCGCCAGATCCGCGATCAGGTTGACCAGCCGGCCGGCGGCAAGATTGGCGCTGGCGCCCAGGTGCGGCAGGCTGGAGTGTGCAGCCTGACCGTCGATCGTCGTATGAAAGCCAAAGACACCCTTGTGAGCGTTGACCACCTGCATGCTCGTTGGTTCTCCAACCAGAACGATGCTGGGTGTCGGTATCACGTCCTTCAACCCCTCGATCATGCTCCCCACCCCCAGGCAACCGACTTCCTCGTCGTACGAGAGCGCGATATGGATAGGTTTTGTGAGCTTCGATTCCTTGAATGTTGGGACCATCGCAAGGGCAATGGCCAGGAACGATTTCATGTCGGCGGTGCCGCGGCCATAGAGGAGTCCGTCTTTAGCAACGGCAGTGAAAGGATCGCTGTCCCAGGCTTGATCGGTCACCGGCACCACGTCGCTATGCCCCGAGAGCACGATGCCGCCCTTGACGTCGGGACCAACCGAACAAAGAAGGTTCGATTTGTTTCCCTCGCTGTTAGCGAAGCGATGGTGCCTAATTCCGTGGCTGTCCAGATAGTCTTCAACGAAGGCGATCAACTCCAGGTTGGACTTCGCCGAGGTGGTGTCGAATGAAACCAACCGCTCGATCATCTCCAACGGCGAAAAAATCTTGCCCGTCATGAACCCCTATGCCCTTTCGTGTTAAGCGCGCCAGAATGCCGGCAGGAAAAGCACCAAAATCGTGAAAAGCTCGAGGCGGCCGAGCAACATACCCACGGACAGCAGCCACTTGGCGCCATCCGGCAGGGTTGCGAAGCTTCCCGATGCGCCGATGATTTCGCCAAGACCCGGTCCAACGTTGGAAATTGCGGTTGCCGCCCCTGAAACGGCGGTGGTGAAATCCAAACCCATGAATCCCAAACCCAAGGCCAAGGTCGCAAAGGCCGCGCCATAAAGGAAGAAAAAGCCCATGACCGATTGCGCCACGCCCTCGGGAATAGGCTTTCCGGCATAGTAAGGTATGAAGATGCCGTTGGGCTGGATTAGTTTTCGCAACTGGGCGTGTGCCTCTGCGTAAATTACCTGGAAGCGGAAAATTTTGATGCCGCAAGTTGTCGAGCCCGCGCATCCGCCGATGAACATCAACACAAAAAGCAGGGTGGAGGGAAAACCGCCCCACATCCCAAAATCAGTGGAACTATAGCCGGTTCCCGTCATCACCGAGACCACATTGAAGACCGCATGCCGGGCTGCGTCGTGGCTGCTGCTGTAGAATCCTTCACTGAGCAACCACAGGAGTGTGATCATGCTGGCGCCAAATAGAATGGCGATCATCCAGCGGACTTGGCCATCACGAAACAGGGATCGGGCATCGCCGCGCAATACGCGCAGATACAGCACAAACGGCACGGAGCCTAGAATCATGGTCACAATGACGATCCAATGAATCGCGGGGACATTGAAGGCGCCGAGCGAGGCGTCACGCGTGGAAAAGCCTCCGGTAGCGATTGCCGTCATGGCATGGGCGAGTGCATCAAATCCGCTCATGCCTGCGGTCCACAGCAAGACCGCCGTCACGAAGGTCAGGCCGACATAAACAATTGAAATCTCACCGGCCATCTGCGCGGCCCTCGGCAGGACCTTTTCGCTGGTCTCAAAGGCCTCTACGCGGAAGATCTGCATGCCACCGACCTGAAGTATCGGCAGAATTGCCAGAGCCATGACAATGATGCCGATCCCGCCCAGCCACTGAAGAATAGCGCGCCACAGCAAAATGCCAGGCGGTGCGTTGTCCAGACCCACGATGACCGTTGAGCCGGTCGTGGTAATGCCGGACATGGACTCGAAGAAAGCGTCGGTCATATCCAGTTTCAGTTCGGAGAAAGCCAGCGGCAACGCCCCAAAAAAGGCGATGACCACCCAAGCTGACGCTGTCATGACGAAGGCTTGGCGCAAGCTAAACCCGTGCCAACCGGACCGCGTCGAGAGTATCAACGCGACGCCCACGAACAACGTTACGGCAGCCGCCGCCAGGAAGACCTCCCAGTCTCGATGCCCGAAAGCGTAATCCACGATCGCCGGCAAGGTCATGGCGACCGCCAGGATCGACAATAGTATTCCTAGCACGAAGCATACCGGTCTCAGGTCCATCTTCGAGGCGCCTCTCGTGCGGAATGTTCCCTAGGATACCCGATTGTCATGCAGTCATAGGGCCAAAAGCCGACGCTCCACTCAACAAAAAAGTGATCGGCCACCCCCAAAGCTGTTGCTCTGGACAGGCAAGCCCCGGTAACGGCTCTCAGGACTTCATCATCCCATCATGCCGGAGCTGGCGCTGTTCCCGGGGTTTCCCACCAAGGACAAAAACTCTCGCCGTGTCGAGGGGTTGCTACGGAAGAGGCCGAGCATGCGACTGGTAACCATGGTGACGCCGGACTTATGAACGCCACGGGTCGTCATGCACTGGTGTGCCGCCTCGATTACGACCGCAACGCCCTTGGGCTGAAGAACTTCCTGGATCGTGTTGGCGATCTGCGCGGTCATCTTTTCTTGTATCTGCATGCGCTTCGCATAGGCCTCGACGACGCGTGCAAGCTTACTGATGCCTACGACCCTGCGGTCGGGCATATAAGCGACGTGCGCTTTGCCGATGATCGGCGCCAGATGGTGCTCGCAATGCGATTCGAATCGGATGTCGCGCAACAGAACCATTTCATCGTAACCGTCGATTTCCTCAAAGGTGCGCTGGAGCAATTGAACCGGGTCGGTATCGTAGCCGGAAAAAAACTCTTCATAAGCGCGCGCAACGCGGTCAGGCGTGCCCTTCAGGCCTTCGCGAGAAGGGTCCTCGCCCGCCCAACGAATAAGAGTCTCTACAGCTTTCATCGCCTCCTGCCGGCTTGGCTTCAAGTTGTCGGCATTTTCCTCCAAAGGCGCAGCGCCGCTGGACACAGGTTTGATCGCACTCACAGTTCAGGTCCTTCTTGAATTCATCCCCGCACGCAACCTACAGCCAGAAAAAAGCGTGCCGACTTTCTTATGCAATAAAACAATACCATAGCTTCCGGCGGTATCTAGTTAAGGTGAACCGCCTGATGCGGGCTGTCGAGTGAAAAGGCGGGAATGGAAACCTTGAACAGTCGCCCTTCTCTGTCGACCATCTCGTAATGACCAACCATGACGCCGGAAGGCGTCGATAGCGGGCACCCGCTCGTGTACTCGAAGCGCTCACCCGGTTCCAGAACAGGCTGCTCTCCGACAACGCCAGGACCGCTGACTTCCTGAACCTGGCCGCGAGCGTCGGTTATATGCCAATAGCGATTGAGCAACTGAACCCGCTGCTGACTGAGGTTCTCGATCCAGATTTGATAGGCCCATACATAACGCCCCTCAAGCGGGGACGATTGCTCCTCCAGATAGATCGGGTTCGCGCTGACGCGAATATCCGCTGTGATCTGGCTGTAGGGCGGTTGGAAACCTTCTTCGGTCATATTGCTTTTCTGTTCCTTGTGGGCGCTGCAATCTCACATAGATAGGCGCAGGCGGTGGGCAAAACAATCCGAAGAACCCGCATGCCCTGCGGCCCAAGCCATTCCATCAAGATTAGCAGAAAACGGGCAAAAAGAATGGCGCCGCCCGAAGGCGGCGCCATCCCTTTCGGTCCGATTCGAGTCTGTTACTACTGCAACAGGATCTCGACGCGGCGGTTGGCCTGCTCACGCACGCCGTCAGCGGTCGGCACGGCCGGCTCGCTTTCGCCACGGGCTGCGACACTGATCTTGCTGGCTTCGACGCCCTTGGCAACGAGGACATCGCGAGCAGCTTCAGCGCGGCGCAGCGACAGTTTCATGTTGTAATCCTCCGAACCGGAGCGGTCAGCGTGACCCGTCAGGGCGAAGCTGGCACCAGTGCGGGTGGCTTCCTTGATGGCGGCGTCGATGATCTTCATTCCAAGATCGGTGACGACAGCGCTATCGAAGGCAAAGAGGATCGTGTAGGTGGCCGGAATGACGGCAGCCGGGGCCTGGGGCTCCAACTCCTTCATGGCCGCCCAGAAGGCGTCCTTACAAGCCGCGATATGATCGGGCTGGAAGTTTTCTTCCTGCTGCTCAACCCAGCAATCGAATTTGGCCTGGGCGAGAGCGGCCGTCTCGGGCTTCCTGGTCGTTGCACCGGCATTCAAAGCCGCAACGAGCGCCGCACGGGCGGTCGTAAGTTCGTCTACGTGCTCAGCCGGAAGGTCCCAGTTCTCGAGAACGGCGGGCTCGACAGCTTCGCCGCCTGCTGCACGAGCGGCCTTGTCTGCGAAGTAGTCGGCGTCAATCCAGTCGTACATCTCATAGGCCTCGAACTCGGCCAGAGCCTTGTACTCACTGAAAAGCGCATTGGTGAACGCACTGCCGGACGGCTCAACGTCGCCCAGAGTCTCGGTTTTGGTACCCACGCAACCGGCGAGCAATGTAATTGCAGCCAGAGCGCCTAGAATTTTGGTTTTGACCATAGCTAACCCTCCAGGGTTTTAGTGATCCACGATACGAATAGTTAATGACTTAACTGCCATCTCATAATTGAGGTGACGAATAGCTGTTTGCTGTTCGCTGTTCTTCAGTCGTCACCACTTCCTAGCATGAGTTTCACAAAATTGCGACCTTCAATGAGTATTTCACGGTAATTATTGCAAAAATGCAACAACTGTTGCTTTCTCGTCACTATGTGACTTTGAGCCATGAATTTACTGATTATTTTGCGAGCACGCATGGCCCAGACAAACGCCTGTTGCCAGCGCCGCCGAGAAGCCTTAAAAATCGCCGATCCGAGGTTAGAAGGTGCGGGCGTAGCTCAGCGGTAGAGCGTCAGCTTCCCAAGCTGAATGTCGTGGGTTCGATCCCCATCGCCCGCTCCAATTTCTCCAGAGCGTGATCAAGAACTAGAGATGCTTCAGTTTCTGCGTGATGCGCGGTGGGTTGGTCAGGGTCTGATAAACCACGCAATAACGCTCGGTGAGGCGGACGAGGTTCTCGATCTTGTCTGCGGGGCTGTCGCTGTCGATCGCGAAGGTCATGCGGATGTCCTGGAAACCGACCGGTGTCTCCTTGCTGGTACCCAACGTACCTCGGAAATCCATATCGCCTTCGACCAGCACCTTGCCGCCCTTGATCGCGATGCCCATCGCCGTGGCCACCGCGTTCAGGGTAACGCCCGCGCAAGCGGCGAGGGCTTCGAGTAACATATCGCCGGAACAGGCCTGGGTGGCGTCGCCGCCGGCTGCCGGATGCAGGCCCGCTTCCGCCAGACCGGCGAAGGTCTGTACGTTGCAGGCAAGCTTGGGCTGTACCAAGTCGCCTTCAACCCGCATGGTCACCATGGCGCTGGAGGGGTCGTCCTTGTAGCGCTGCTTTATCGGAGCTTGCAGATTTCGTAGTTCTTCGGCGTTCATGGCTTAAGCCTCGTTTTGTTGTTGCTTAGGACCTTCAGCGTCGGGATTAAAGGCGCATCGTTGCGCGGTCAAGCGGCGTTCATTCCTCGTTGAAGGAACGGATGGTTTCTTGAAACAGGCTTTCCGGCAGGTCACGGACGATGAAAACAATGCGGGAGCGATGATCGTCATCCGGCCAGCTCGGCAATTCCACCGGCGGATGAAAGACATGCTGCACGGCATGGATGACCAGCGGTTTTTCTTCCCCGGCGATGCAGAGGATGCCTTTAATCCGCAAGATTTGCTGACCGTAAAGCGTGATCAACATATCCACCCAGGCGTTCAATCGGTCCCAATCCAGCGGCACGTCGTAAGTGACGCAGAAAGACCGCACTCTTTCGTCATGCCGATTTACGTCGTGGTGGTGTTCGTGCCCGTGCCCCTCATCATGTTCGTAGGCTTCGGCCTTCAACCAGCGTTGCACGTCCAAGGATTTGGATGCGGGGTCGTAGAGGCCACAACCGAAAAGTGAGCTAGGTTCTGTCTTGCCGTTTTCCACCTGCAGGATCGGCGCGGCGGGATTCAACTGCGCCAGTCGTTGTGTGAGGGCGTCTATGCGGTCCTGGTCCACCAGATCGCATTTGGTCAACAGCAGGCGGTCGGCCATTGCTGCCTGTTTGACCGACTCGATCTGTGCATCCAGGGTGACTTCGCCATTGGCTGCATCGACCGTAGTGATCACCCCATCCAGGCGAAACCGTTCGACCAGCAGGGGGTCGCTCATCAAGGTTTGAAGGATAGGCGCCGGGTCGGCAAGTCCCGTCGTTTCGATGACCAGACGACGGAATGGCGGTATCTCGCGCGTGATCCGACGTCTGTAAAGGCTGCGCAGCGTTTCGACCAAGTCGCCGCGAATCGTGCAGCATAGGCAACCGGCATTCATCAGGACCATGTCCTCGGTTGCCTCAGCAACAAGGTGATGGTCGAGCCCGATCTCGCCGAACTCGTTGATGACGACGGCGGTTTCATCCATTTCCGGGTGGCTTAAAAGGTGTCGAAGCAGGGTG from Limibacillus halophilus includes:
- a CDS encoding OmpA family protein yields the protein MVKTKILGALAAITLLAGCVGTKTETLGDVEPSGSAFTNALFSEYKALAEFEAYEMYDWIDADYFADKAARAAGGEAVEPAVLENWDLPAEHVDELTTARAALVAALNAGATTRKPETAALAQAKFDCWVEQQEENFQPDHIAACKDAFWAAMKELEPQAPAAVIPATYTILFAFDSAVVTDLGMKIIDAAIKEATRTGASFALTGHADRSGSEDYNMKLSLRRAEAARDVLVAKGVEASKISVAARGESEPAVPTADGVREQANRRVEILLQ
- a CDS encoding OsmC family protein, producing MNAEELRNLQAPIKQRYKDDPSSAMVTMRVEGDLVQPKLACNVQTFAGLAEAGLHPAAGGDATQACSGDMLLEALAACAGVTLNAVATAMGIAIKGGKVLVEGDMDFRGTLGTSKETPVGFQDIRMTFAIDSDSPADKIENLVRLTERYCVVYQTLTNPPRITQKLKHL
- a CDS encoding CobW family GTP-binding protein, whose product is MTDAQDLDIPTEPLPASVLTGFLGSGKTTLLRHLLSHPEMDETAVVINEFGEIGLDHHLVAEATEDMVLMNAGCLCCTIRGDLVETLRSLYRRRITREIPPFRRLVIETTGLADPAPILQTLMSDPLLVERFRLDGVITTVDAANGEVTLDAQIESVKQAAMADRLLLTKCDLVDQDRIDALTQRLAQLNPAAPILQVENGKTEPSSLFGCGLYDPASKSLDVQRWLKAEAYEHDEGHGHEHHHDVNRHDERVRSFCVTYDVPLDWDRLNAWVDMLITLYGQQILRIKGILCIAGEEKPLVIHAVQHVFHPPVELPSWPDDDHRSRIVFIVRDLPESLFQETIRSFNEE